In Elaeis guineensis isolate ETL-2024a chromosome 1, EG11, whole genome shotgun sequence, a genomic segment contains:
- the LOC105037392 gene encoding uncharacterized protein has protein sequence MYTTRSLFVLKNSPGNGFQQPSVDGPNSGYLLLEEEEPDNTGAPSCWRQREETQLRDLPFPQDSILTVKYSPQQGEKLKSKSAVVVFIPVINQPLSSNRYYVIIARGRNKGKAYTCSTEGMSICCSRGGTNDAKPRAFDHRDMYQQVEIECKNGRFHAKSVAPDGIPPWLLGRKYWKVYASKPKNYKLDEASGIDVALHACLPSLNFPISIEETPKFVVGRWYCPFIFVKEERGLGKQMKRSMFYELILERFWEEVYACENQNGKKKVVEVNALTASEMFFLDGKEVVQDNKPHGDGMIWLKPTDSKGRGMGLSLAIWERIRWEEMRRGWIGDEEVERIVRMEEHEGKSGWKKFACYVLVERFAFWRMDGSLALSFEFRHASKVRTKWE, from the exons ATGTATACAACAAGGTCACTCTTTGTCTTGAAGAATTCTCCTGGAAATGGCTTCCAACAACCATCTGTCGACGGTCCCAACTCTGGTTATCTCCTGCTAGAAGAGGAAGAACCCGACAATACTGGAGCTCCAAGCTGCTGGAGGCAACGCGAAGAAACTCAGCTTCGGGATCTTCCATTCCCCCAGGACAGTATCCTCACCGTCAAATACTCTCCTCAACAAGGAGAGAAATTGAAGTCTAAAAGTGCTGTTGTCGTCTTCATCCCAGTGATTAACCAACCACTCTCTTCCAACCGATACTATGTTATCATCGCCAGAGGAAGAAACAAAGG GAAAGCTTATACGTGTTCTACAGAGGGTATGAGCATTTGTTGTTCACGCGGTGGCACAAATGATGCGAAACCAAGAGCTTTCGATCACAGAGACATGTACCAACAAGTGGAGATTGAGTGCAAGAATGGTAGATTTCACGCCAAGTCTGTTGCTCCGGACGGGATCCCCCCATGGTTACTAGGAAGGAAGTATTGGAAGGTTTACGCTTCAAAGCCAAAGAATTATAAGTTAGATGAGGCTTCGGGAATTGACGTGGCTCTTCATGCATGTTTGCCGAGTTTGAACTTCCCAATATCTATCGAAGAAACTCCGAAGTTTGTCGTTGGGAGGTGGTACTGTCCATTTATCTTCGTGAAGGAAGAGAGGGGGTTGGGAAAACAAATGAAGCGTTCCATGTTCTATGAGTTAATTCTTGAGCGATTCTGGGAAGAAGTATACGCATGTGAGAATCAAAATGGAAAAAAGAAGGTCGTGGAAGTAAACGCTCTCACAGCAAGCGAGATGTTTTTCTTGGATGGTAAAGAAGTAGTGCAGGACAATAAGCCCCACGGGGATGGGATGATATGGTTGAAGCCTACTGACTCCAAAGGAAGGGGGATGGGACTGAGCTTGGCAATATGGGAGAGGATTAGATGGGAGGAGATGAGGAGAGGATGGATTGGTGATGAAGAGGTGGAGAGGATTGTGAGGATGGAGGAGCATGAAGGGAAGAGTGGGTGGAAGAAGTTTGCTTGTTACGTGTTGGTGGAGAGGTTTGCTTTCTGGAGGATGGATGGGAGCTTGGCGTTATCTTTTGAATTTAGACATGCCTCTAAGGTTCGGACCAAATGGGAGTAG